In a single window of the Candidatus Poribacteria bacterium genome:
- a CDS encoding ABC-F family ATP-binding cassette domain-containing protein, with protein MSLIRLENVTKLYDPDLILDDISVSIEHGDRLGLIGRNGTGKTTLLKIINGLLANFKGKVISAKGLRIGYLSQEPDLARDCTLRQEMLKVFEKRRALEDKMLLLAEEMETEEAPNLLASYARIQEQHERLGGYDYEHEINRILGGLGFSELDFNLPIGVLSGGQKSRATLAKLLLEKPDILLFDEPTNHLDINGIEWLENYLNVEYNGAVLVVSHDRYFLDKVVRKVWELEEHQIKIYRGNYSKYVETKRVEQLVAERSFKKQRAFIEHEEDFIRRNMAGQRTREAQGRQKKLNRLERVEKPKSDAATLSLSFTPETRGGNDILRCQNVGKAFGDKVIFADLNCEVYRRDVIGIIGANGTGKTTFFRMMLGDETPTEGEMWVGPTLKFGYYAQELEGLNPDNEIIDEISALRPKHTQGEIRSFLSKFLFSGDDVFKRIGNLSGGEQSRVLLAKLLLANANVLLLDEPTNHLDIPAREALEAALAEYPATLFIISHDRYLLNNLATKLLIFDGKPGGTAELFKGNYAEYAAQQQLRKSRDHDHRDGVLPTASQVNQPTQNNQETQHTQTNAPKPKSKSKRKRKMKAQRLVGSN; from the coding sequence ATGTCTTTAATACGATTAGAAAACGTCACCAAATTGTACGATCCAGACCTGATCCTCGACGATATTTCGGTTTCAATTGAGCATGGAGATCGACTCGGATTAATTGGCCGTAACGGAACCGGAAAAACAACGTTACTTAAAATTATAAACGGTTTGCTTGCTAATTTTAAAGGGAAAGTTATTTCCGCGAAGGGACTGCGTATCGGCTACCTCAGTCAAGAACCGGATCTCGCACGTGACTGCACTTTAAGACAAGAGATGCTCAAAGTTTTTGAAAAACGGCGGGCACTTGAAGACAAGATGCTTCTACTCGCAGAGGAGATGGAAACAGAAGAAGCACCAAACCTTTTAGCATCTTACGCTCGGATTCAAGAACAGCACGAACGACTTGGCGGTTACGATTATGAACACGAGATTAATCGTATCCTCGGCGGCTTAGGTTTTAGTGAACTGGACTTCAATCTCCCGATTGGTGTCCTCAGTGGTGGACAGAAAAGCCGAGCAACACTCGCGAAACTACTCCTCGAAAAGCCAGATATACTACTTTTTGACGAACCCACGAATCATCTTGACATCAACGGGATTGAGTGGCTCGAAAACTATCTCAACGTCGAATACAACGGAGCAGTCCTCGTTGTCTCACACGATCGGTACTTCTTAGATAAGGTCGTCCGCAAGGTTTGGGAACTCGAAGAACACCAGATAAAAATTTATCGTGGAAACTACTCCAAGTACGTCGAAACAAAAAGGGTTGAACAATTAGTCGCAGAACGATCATTCAAAAAACAACGGGCGTTCATTGAACACGAAGAGGACTTTATTCGCCGCAACATGGCGGGGCAACGCACACGAGAGGCACAAGGTAGACAGAAAAAACTGAACCGTTTGGAAAGGGTCGAAAAACCGAAATCCGATGCGGCCACTCTCAGCCTCAGTTTCACGCCGGAAACTCGTGGTGGAAATGACATCCTCCGATGCCAAAATGTTGGCAAAGCATTTGGTGACAAGGTCATTTTCGCGGATTTGAATTGTGAGGTATACCGTCGCGATGTTATCGGAATTATCGGGGCAAACGGCACCGGAAAAACAACGTTCTTCCGAATGATGTTAGGTGATGAAACACCAACCGAGGGGGAAATGTGGGTAGGTCCTACGCTCAAATTTGGGTACTATGCACAAGAATTAGAGGGACTTAACCCGGACAACGAAATTATTGACGAAATCTCTGCACTCCGACCAAAGCATACACAAGGCGAAATACGTAGTTTCTTGAGTAAGTTTCTATTTTCAGGTGATGATGTGTTCAAAAGGATCGGGAACCTAAGCGGAGGAGAGCAGAGTCGCGTACTACTCGCGAAGTTGCTATTAGCGAATGCGAATGTTCTACTTCTTGATGAACCAACGAACCATCTCGACATCCCAGCACGTGAGGCATTGGAAGCAGCACTGGCGGAATACCCAGCAACGCTTTTTATCATTTCTCATGATCGGTATTTGCTAAACAACCTCGCAACAAAATTGTTAATTTTTGACGGTAAACCCGGTGGGACTGCGGAACTTTTCAAAGGCAACTATGCCGAGTACGCGGCACAGCAGCAACTTCGGAAGTCACGCGATCACGATCATCGCGATGGCGTGCTTCCGACAGCATCTCAAGTGAATCAACCGACCCAAAATAACCAAGAAACGCAACACACCCAAACTAACGCACCGAAACCTAAGTCGAAATCGAAACGAAAGCGGAAAATGAAGGCACAGCGTCTCGTCGGCAGTAACTAA
- a CDS encoding homoserine kinase, which translates to MARYTTLSPTELDRIVSQYLIGTALKLEEIPGGFGNSNFKLTTTDGEFLLKICDEKDSIELNMQITLLQHLHQHAYPTVYPIPTKDQKHLTQETFGSVMLYPFLQGEQPESSPGTLAQLGEALAKLHCTPPIAGLPRFAMGISQMIPFFEEIHGTPFATHPFVESLKSQLESMEPQLNAPLPMGLLHGDLFLDNALFDGDQMVAILDFEEGCYDTLLIDVGMTLIGCCYTPENQLNLEAAQRFLDAYNALRPLTENERQCLDCFVHYAALSIAFWRFRQFNIRRPDPHRANTYQEMITRSAQFKLRDTTHYLKVGASAS; encoded by the coding sequence ATGGCACGCTACACAACCCTTTCACCTACAGAACTCGACCGCATCGTTTCACAATATCTGATTGGCACGGCACTGAAACTCGAGGAGATTCCCGGCGGATTTGGGAACAGCAACTTTAAACTGACGACCACAGACGGGGAATTTCTGCTTAAAATCTGTGATGAAAAAGATTCGATAGAACTCAACATGCAAATTACGCTGTTGCAACATCTCCACCAACATGCGTATCCGACGGTATATCCCATTCCAACGAAAGACCAGAAACACCTCACACAGGAGACATTCGGCAGTGTGATGCTTTATCCGTTCCTGCAAGGGGAACAACCAGAATCCTCACCAGGGACGTTGGCACAACTCGGTGAGGCGTTGGCAAAACTGCATTGCACTCCACCAATCGCCGGGCTGCCCCGTTTCGCAATGGGGATTTCACAAATGATCCCCTTTTTCGAGGAGATCCACGGCACGCCATTCGCCACGCATCCTTTCGTTGAATCGTTGAAATCGCAATTGGAGTCGATGGAACCACAACTCAACGCGCCACTCCCGATGGGGCTTCTACACGGAGACCTTTTTTTGGATAATGCCCTTTTCGACGGCGATCAGATGGTTGCGATTCTCGATTTTGAGGAAGGATGTTATGACACATTACTGATCGATGTTGGAATGACGCTTATTGGTTGTTGTTACACACCAGAGAATCAACTAAATCTTGAAGCTGCCCAGCGATTTTTAGACGCTTACAATGCCTTGCGTCCGTTGACAGAAAATGAGCGGCAGTGTTTAGATTGTTTTGTTCACTATGCCGCCCTCTCCATAGCTTTCTGGCGATTCAGGCAATTTAATATCCGTCGTCCAGACCCACATCGCGCCAATACATATCAGGAAATGATTACCCGTAGTGCTCAATTTAAACTTCGTGATACCACCCACTACCTAAAGGTAGGAGCTTCGGCTTCATAG
- a CDS encoding tetratricopeptide repeat protein, with translation MALLYGLNKLPLSGLMLITGLMLCFTACGPKAIPYSQSTDAPEPNSVAVAHYNWGMAYANDGDFGQAIMELSLAIENEPGWVMPFFTLGVVYGNLGELDKAIQAWERATQLDADFAKAHYNLAVAYSHRAEKGLSIASLREAIRVDKAALSAAKTEPAFDHIRNSPEFQELEKDTESN, from the coding sequence ATGGCTCTTCTATATGGACTGAACAAACTACCCCTGAGTGGGTTAATGTTAATTACAGGTTTGATGCTTTGTTTCACTGCATGCGGTCCGAAAGCGATTCCTTATTCACAAAGCACAGACGCACCTGAACCGAACTCCGTTGCCGTCGCACACTATAATTGGGGCATGGCGTATGCCAACGATGGCGACTTTGGACAAGCCATCATGGAACTCAGCTTGGCAATCGAAAATGAACCCGGGTGGGTAATGCCATTTTTCACATTAGGCGTTGTCTATGGAAATTTAGGGGAACTCGACAAAGCGATTCAAGCATGGGAGCGCGCCACTCAGTTAGATGCTGACTTCGCGAAGGCACATTACAACCTCGCTGTTGCCTATTCACATAGGGCAGAGAAAGGTCTCTCAATTGCCTCGTTGCGTGAGGCAATTCGCGTGGACAAGGCAGCACTTTCCGCCGCGAAAACCGAACCTGCATTTGACCACATTCGTAACTCTCCAGAATTTCAAGAATTAGAGAAAGACACTGAATCCAATTAG
- a CDS encoding beta-lactamase family protein, producing MDTGTLNPNLIAAPHEVELSAKRLACISTTSQKFIDEKGLAGAVTVVARRGKIAYFEAFGTMDLEADKSMQRDTIFRIYSMTKPIAAAAVMMLCEAGKLHLDAPVSVYLPELGGLKVGADTDGELLTWVEADRDMTVCDLMRHTAGLPGAARYMAGQTPIDKRYREAGLHLLHECDLQEMVERLGRIPLLYQPGTKWHYSIAADVLGRLIEVTSGQPFDAFLAERIFQPLGMHDTGFYVPKEKIERFASMSGPKPEGGLQTIDAPEGGTGHISKNSFTQKPKFLSAGGGLVSTATDFARFCLMLSDKGVLEGERLMTSESVELMTRNHLPEHLIPLDKKPDERYAGLGFGLGVSVRVKQTNWIPASQIGEYGWIGGASTEFWISPRDELVVITLAQHIPFSELSQTLKPLIYAAISKE from the coding sequence ATGGACACCGGAACACTAAATCCCAACCTTATCGCTGCACCCCATGAGGTCGAACTTTCAGCAAAACGGCTTGCATGTATTTCTACGACTTCGCAAAAGTTTATTGACGAAAAGGGACTCGCGGGTGCGGTCACGGTTGTAGCACGGCGTGGTAAAATCGCATACTTCGAGGCATTCGGCACGATGGACCTTGAAGCGGATAAGTCGATGCAAAGAGATACCATCTTCCGTATCTATTCAATGACCAAGCCGATCGCCGCTGCTGCAGTCATGATGCTCTGTGAGGCAGGAAAACTGCATTTGGATGCCCCAGTTTCAGTCTACCTACCAGAATTAGGTGGACTGAAAGTAGGAGCGGATACAGATGGAGAATTACTCACATGGGTTGAAGCGGATCGGGACATGACTGTTTGTGATCTGATGCGCCACACCGCCGGACTGCCCGGTGCTGCCCGATACATGGCAGGACAAACACCGATCGACAAACGCTATCGCGAGGCGGGGCTACACCTCCTGCATGAATGCGATCTGCAAGAAATGGTCGAGAGGCTTGGTAGGATTCCGTTGTTGTACCAACCCGGAACAAAATGGCACTATAGCATCGCCGCAGATGTTTTGGGAAGATTGATTGAAGTAACTTCCGGTCAGCCTTTTGATGCGTTTTTAGCAGAACGGATCTTTCAACCGTTAGGTATGCATGATACCGGTTTTTATGTGCCGAAGGAAAAAATAGAGCGTTTCGCAAGTATGTCCGGTCCAAAACCGGAGGGAGGTTTGCAAACCATTGATGCCCCGGAGGGTGGAACGGGTCATATATCCAAAAACAGTTTTACACAGAAACCGAAATTCTTATCTGCCGGTGGCGGCTTGGTCTCTACCGCTACTGATTTTGCTCGCTTTTGTCTGATGCTCTCAGACAAAGGTGTACTTGAAGGCGAACGGTTGATGACATCGGAATCTGTCGAATTGATGACGCGCAACCATTTACCAGAACATTTGATACCGCTCGATAAAAAACCGGATGAACGTTATGCTGGACTCGGTTTCGGATTAGGGGTCTCGGTTCGCGTCAAGCAAACCAACTGGATACCGGCTTCACAAATCGGTGAATACGGCTGGATTGGCGGTGCAAGCACCGAATTCTGGATTTCACCGCGAGATGAATTGGTGGTAATCACCCTTGCCCAGCATATCCCGTTTTCCGAATTGAGTCAAACCCTTAAGCCTCTCATCTACGCAGCGATCTCAAAGGAATAG